TCAGTTTATTCAGGCAGTGGCATTGATCAAGGGCTACAGTTGAAAGTGATGGAGCTGGAGAATGAACTCCGGGACATGAGAGAGAGGGTCCAGATGCAGCGGGAAGAAAATGGAGATGGTTTACGGAGAGAAGTAAAATATGATGCTTCCGATGATATTGCATCCATAACCTTGAAGTATGAGAAGGAGCTCAAAACTGCAAACGAGAAGGTCCGCCTTTCGGAGGAGGAGATCGCTAAGTTAAAGATTCAGCTCCAGAAATATGGTTCTAAGGAATGTGATAATGACATGTTGGAATTGGATGCACTTAAACTGACAAAGGGAGATACTAAAATGCAGGAGGTTGAGCTGGACATACATGAGACTCTGGAGTCACGGCTTCCGGGTAGTAAGAATCAGGTTTTGGTGGAAGAGATAAGAATCCTAAAAGAAAAGCTTCAGGATGGAATGACCGAAATAGCTAGTTTGAAAAAAGAGCTTGAGGACAGTAGATCCTCAGAGAAAAATTGCTTTTCACAGGATCAGCTTGAATTGGCTCAAAAAGACGCTTCTACTTGGAAAACTAAGTATAATGCTGAGAAAAGAGAGGTCTCGAAATTTCAGGAAAGAATGTTAAGAATGAAAGCAAGTTTATCAGACCGGGATCATGAAATTAGGGAACTGAGAACTGCGGTATCTGATGCTGAGGAGAAGATTTTTCCAGAAAAGTATCAGATCAAGGCTGAAATATCTAGACTGCTAGAAGAACGGAGCCACATGGAGCAGCAGCTCAGAGAAGAGGAGTCACGGGGACGCTATCTAGAAGATGAAATCAGAAAGGTGAAAGCTGAGAGCGAAGGAACAGAAGAACGGCTTAACAAAGTCATCGAGCATATGAAAGCAGAGATGTCTGCAGGAGCTGATTGCTTGGAAAATTTAAAGAGAAGCTACGACATGCTCCTATCTGAGAGAAACGAGCTAGATGCTGAAGTCCTTAGGCTCAAGGAAGAGGTTAGGTCAAACGAGGATAAGATGGATCAAAAGAATAGGCAGTTGGAGAAGTTAAATATGGAGCACGTTGAGCTGATTGCTGCTTCTGAAGGGTTGCAGAAGGTGGTGGaagaatggagaagaagagcCAAGGAGATGGAGGAAGAGATCCAGAGGCGAGATGGTATGATCTTGGAAAGTGCAGAGCAGAAGCGGGAGGCTATAAGACAGCTGTGCTTCTCGTTGGAGCATTATAGAAACAACTATCATAAGCTTAGACATGCCTGCGTAAAGCACAAGAAATTTACAAGCATAGCATAGCATACTTACTGGATGATACATGTGAATCTATTGCGTCTGCAGATTGTACATTTATCTTAGGAAGGTAGGGGACACAATGGACTCAAGGAGAGAGCAATTGGGCAGACCTGCGTTCTCTTTGGTGAATTTTGATTTGCGACGTCTTCCTGGGTATTTGTTTGGAGTGCTTCTTTTTCATATTGGATCTGCTGGAATACCTCAAGTACACATCATGACTGCTTGTGATCTGAATGCGGCCTTGTGGAACATGGAGACAGAAATCAAAGCAGACTCCTGTCAATCTTCCCTGCGCCAACCATTTGTTCTGCCACTTTCTCTGCTTGGTATTTTGGTATAATTCCAACCTGAACTTGGTGAGGTTCTGTTTTACTTTTACAAACTTCGCTATCAGCGTAGAATGGCAACCCCTACATGTGCCACACTATTCCGTGGTTTGAGTTGTTTGAGGAGACCGGCTCCTGTACCTTTGTGCAAGACAATAAAGAAACCAAAATACTGAAATGGAGGCTTTCGGTGCTTATTGGATTTAGTCCTCTACTTGGCTGCCGTAGGGTACACTTCAAAGACGATATTCCGTCGGAATGAACCCCTCACGAAAGAAGCACGCGCCCGCGTCTCTTGACTTTGGCTTGACATcgatttctctctttcaatGCAATTCTTGGATGATATTTGCTCGTCGGAGAGACGCTTTCAGCTGAAAGTTAAACTTTCCTTTCGTCCACACGAATTAAAATGACCGAAATAGGTTTTCCTGGATTAAACTGGATATATTGCGATATTAAGTATGACTAATGTTCAATGGTTCAAACATAATGTGCGTAGAACTCAGCGCGAGATTTAATTACGTGGCACCTTGGTGCGTGAGTTCTATCAAGTTTTTAAGTTTTCAAAGGTCACTCGAATACCTCTTTAATGCTAGCTAGCAAATCTCTAATTTTCAGGCTCGGGTTTCATATTCCGGTAATAAATCTCTAACGCGATTATCCATGTTTTGGTAATAAATGTTAAAAAGATAATTGCACAtgtttatgtaaattttgattttagttTGAAGATAATGTAAGAATACCTATTAGGATTAGTAGAAGTGTTAAAAGTTCAGTATAGTACTCacattatttttaagaaattttgccaGCTCATATTTAAGTGTTA
The nucleotide sequence above comes from Eucalyptus grandis isolate ANBG69807.140 chromosome 2, ASM1654582v1, whole genome shotgun sequence. Encoded proteins:
- the LOC104434146 gene encoding protein NETWORKED 4A isoform X2; the protein is MKRTESRKSHSWWWDSHIGAKNSKWLADNLEEMDQGVKRMLKLIEEDADSFAKKAEMYYKRRPDLISHVEEFYRMYRSLAERYDHLTGELRRNIPSDLQSQGSGISDIGFELPSSLPSPDLKLGRRRSGLQAAGFDFFLGSGGNNSDGFHREGDELSSLTDSEPECDSSSVNNYSVYSGSGIDQGLQLKVMELENELRDMRERVQMQREENGDGLRREVKYDASDDIASITLKYEKELKTANEKVRLSEEEIAKLKIQLQKYGSKECDNDMLELDALKLTKGDTKMQEVELDIHETLESRLPGSKNQVLVEEIRILKEKLQDGMTEIASLKKELEDSRSSEKNCFSQDQLELAQKDASTWKTKYNAEKREVSKFQERMLRMKASLSDRDHEIRELRTAVSDAEEKIFPEKYQIKAEISRLLEERSHMEQQLREEESRGRYLEDEIRKVKAESEGTEERLNKVIEHMKAEMSAGADCLENLKRSYDMLLSERNELDAEVLRLKEEVRSNEDKMDQKNRQLEKLNMEHVELIAASEGLQKVVEEWRRRAKEMEEEIQRRDGMILESAEQKREAIRQLCFSLEHYRNNYHKLRHACVKHKKFTSIA
- the LOC104434146 gene encoding protein NETWORKED 4A isoform X1 — protein: MADFGGSSGVPFACLCRGFCSVGVDAPHHDSCWLFRPSPSQLFVACSAGSPHKGSLRPSTMKRTESRKSHSWWWDSHIGAKNSKWLADNLEEMDQGVKRMLKLIEEDADSFAKKAEMYYKRRPDLISHVEEFYRMYRSLAERYDHLTGELRRNIPSDLQSQGSGISDIGFELPSSLPSPDLKLGRRRSGLQAAGFDFFLGSGGNNSDGFHREGDELSSLTDSEPECDSSSVNNYSVYSGSGIDQGLQLKVMELENELRDMRERVQMQREENGDGLRREVKYDASDDIASITLKYEKELKTANEKVRLSEEEIAKLKIQLQKYGSKECDNDMLELDALKLTKGDTKMQEVELDIHETLESRLPGSKNQVLVEEIRILKEKLQDGMTEIASLKKELEDSRSSEKNCFSQDQLELAQKDASTWKTKYNAEKREVSKFQERMLRMKASLSDRDHEIRELRTAVSDAEEKIFPEKYQIKAEISRLLEERSHMEQQLREEESRGRYLEDEIRKVKAESEGTEERLNKVIEHMKAEMSAGADCLENLKRSYDMLLSERNELDAEVLRLKEEVRSNEDKMDQKNRQLEKLNMEHVELIAASEGLQKVVEEWRRRAKEMEEEIQRRDGMILESAEQKREAIRQLCFSLEHYRNNYHKLRHACVKHKKFTSIA